Proteins encoded in a region of the Procambarus clarkii isolate CNS0578487 chromosome 28, FALCON_Pclarkii_2.0, whole genome shotgun sequence genome:
- the LOC123754957 gene encoding ribosomal RNA small subunit methyltransferase NEP1 isoform X1, with amino-acid sequence MPMVSRCFQQYSFSVRLFQLGRPFWKRDTWVNPSYSWVCWGSNIYNTVARVWRRSRARTPHIYLYIYKKNGKGYELLNCDDHMGLMKKYNKNPANYRPDILHQCLLMLQDSPLNQSGKLQVYIHTEKNVLIEVNPQCRIPRTFKRFAGLMVQLLHKLSVRASDGNMKLLKVIRNPVTDHLPPGCHKIGTSFTANKFVNPRELVPAKEPIVVVIGAMAHGKVEADYVEEEVSFSRYHLSAALACAKLCSGFEEVWDIK; translated from the exons atgcccatg gtatcaagatgttttcaacaatattctttcagcgttcgtcttttccaacttgggcgacccttttggaagcgcgatacttgggttaacccatcctatagttgggtCTGTTGGGGTTCGAATATTTACAACACAGTGGCACGTGTGTGGAGACGTTCTCGGGCTCGGACTCctcacatttatttatatatatacaagaag aatgGTAAAGGTTATGAGCTCCTTAACTGTGATGACCACATGGGACTGATGAAAAAGTACAACAAAAACCCTGCCAACTACCGCCCAGATATTCTTCATCAGTGCCTCCTCATGTTGCAGGATTCTCCACTTAACCAGTCTGGTAAACTCCAG GTTTACATCCACACAGAAAAAAATGTCCTGATCGAGGTGAATCCACAATGCAGGATACCAAGAACATTCAAAAGATTTGCAGGTCTTATGG TTCAACTTTTGCACAAACTGAGTGTTCGAGCATCGGATGGAAATATGAAGTTATTAAAGGTAATACGTAATCCTGTCACGGACCACCTTCCTCCTGGCTGCCACAAGATAGGCACTTCATTTACGGCAAATAAATTTGTAAATCCTCGAGAGCTTGTTCCTGCCAAAGAACCAATCGTAGTTGTTATTGGTGCTATGGCTCATGGAAAG GTGGAAGCAGATTATGTAGAAGAAGAGGTTTCCTTCTCCAGGTACCACCTTTCTGCAGCCTTAGCTTGTGCCAAGCTGTGTTCAGGATTTGAGGAGGTATGGGATATCAAGTGA
- the LOC123754957 gene encoding ribosomal RNA small subunit methyltransferase NEP1 isoform X2: MGKKRKHEEGEEVEEEGEESSQRQQTPAHVRNQDKRLIVILERANLESVKNGKGYELLNCDDHMGLMKKYNKNPANYRPDILHQCLLMLQDSPLNQSGKLQVYIHTEKNVLIEVNPQCRIPRTFKRFAGLMVQLLHKLSVRASDGNMKLLKVIRNPVTDHLPPGCHKIGTSFTANKFVNPRELVPAKEPIVVVIGAMAHGKVEADYVEEEVSFSRYHLSAALACAKLCSGFEEVWDIK, translated from the exons ATGGGAAAGAAGAGGAAGcatgaggaaggggaggaggtagaAGAAGAGGGTGAGGAGTCTTCCCAGCGCCAGCAGACGCCAGCTCACGTCAGGAACCAAGACAAGCGTCTCATTGTCATCCTGGAGAGAGCAAACCTAGAGAGTGTGAAG aatgGTAAAGGTTATGAGCTCCTTAACTGTGATGACCACATGGGACTGATGAAAAAGTACAACAAAAACCCTGCCAACTACCGCCCAGATATTCTTCATCAGTGCCTCCTCATGTTGCAGGATTCTCCACTTAACCAGTCTGGTAAACTCCAG GTTTACATCCACACAGAAAAAAATGTCCTGATCGAGGTGAATCCACAATGCAGGATACCAAGAACATTCAAAAGATTTGCAGGTCTTATGG TTCAACTTTTGCACAAACTGAGTGTTCGAGCATCGGATGGAAATATGAAGTTATTAAAGGTAATACGTAATCCTGTCACGGACCACCTTCCTCCTGGCTGCCACAAGATAGGCACTTCATTTACGGCAAATAAATTTGTAAATCCTCGAGAGCTTGTTCCTGCCAAAGAACCAATCGTAGTTGTTATTGGTGCTATGGCTCATGGAAAG GTGGAAGCAGATTATGTAGAAGAAGAGGTTTCCTTCTCCAGGTACCACCTTTCTGCAGCCTTAGCTTGTGCCAAGCTGTGTTCAGGATTTGAGGAGGTATGGGATATCAAGTGA